In Mesorhizobium sp. 113-3-3, a genomic segment contains:
- a CDS encoding NAD(P)/FAD-dependent oxidoreductase — protein MAYPDTYYARTLVDHKTRLPLHGEAQCDVAVVGAGLAGLTTALQLARAGLHVAVLEAQSIGFGASGRNGGFVTPGFATGGDKIAARVGEKAGRDLYRLSIEGVEFVRDTIETLGISAAMPRPGLLSVLRYDDGDGLKAHAEQMARDHNYELQYLDREDVRSVLKSARYHQGLRDPNAFHIHPLSYLRCLADEIERLGGEIHESAEVVQCDLTGSQKMLRTRQGTLRAPRIVLATGGYTGPVFGPLHRAFLPIATYVMVSEAAPRLIAQAIATTDAVGDDRRAGDYYRRIEGGDRLLWGGRITTRAASADALARQLRREMIGTYPQLADLKTELAWSGLMSYARHLMPQIGELQQGVWYCTAFGGHGLNTTAIAGKVVAEGILGVSDRYRQFAPFGLNWAGGTAGLAAAQLIYWKLQVQDWWRERKATAKETIAA, from the coding sequence ATGGCCTATCCGGATACTTACTACGCACGCACCCTTGTTGATCATAAGACGAGGCTTCCTCTGCACGGCGAGGCGCAATGTGACGTCGCCGTCGTAGGCGCCGGACTGGCCGGGCTGACGACGGCGCTGCAGCTGGCGCGCGCGGGGTTGCATGTCGCTGTGCTGGAAGCGCAGTCCATCGGTTTCGGCGCTTCCGGCCGCAATGGCGGTTTCGTCACCCCCGGCTTTGCCACGGGAGGTGACAAGATCGCCGCTCGCGTCGGCGAGAAGGCGGGGCGCGACTTGTACCGGCTGTCGATCGAAGGCGTCGAATTCGTGCGCGACACCATAGAGACGCTCGGAATCTCGGCCGCCATGCCGCGTCCGGGCCTGCTCAGCGTCTTGCGCTACGACGACGGTGATGGGCTGAAGGCCCATGCCGAGCAGATGGCCCGCGATCACAATTATGAACTCCAGTATCTCGACAGAGAAGACGTCCGATCTGTGCTGAAATCCGCCCGCTATCACCAGGGCCTGCGCGACCCGAACGCCTTTCACATCCATCCGCTCAGCTATCTGCGTTGCCTGGCCGACGAGATCGAGCGGCTTGGCGGCGAGATTCACGAAAGCGCCGAGGTCGTGCAGTGCGACTTGACGGGGTCGCAAAAAATGCTCCGCACCAGGCAGGGCACGCTTAGGGCACCCCGGATCGTGCTGGCGACCGGCGGCTATACCGGCCCGGTATTCGGCCCGCTCCACCGCGCCTTCCTGCCTATCGCGACCTATGTGATGGTTTCCGAGGCGGCTCCCCGCCTCATCGCCCAAGCCATCGCCACCACCGATGCCGTCGGCGACGACAGGCGCGCCGGTGACTATTATCGCCGTATCGAGGGCGGCGATCGCCTTTTGTGGGGCGGCCGCATCACCACGCGCGCCGCTTCCGCCGACGCGCTGGCACGGCAATTGCGCCGCGAGATGATTGGCACCTACCCGCAGCTTGCCGACCTCAAGACCGAATTGGCCTGGTCGGGCCTGATGTCATATGCCAGGCATCTGATGCCCCAGATTGGCGAGCTGCAGCAAGGCGTCTGGTACTGCACGGCTTTCGGAGGCCATGGCCTCAACACCACGGCAATTGCGGGAAAAGTCGTCGCCGAAGGCATTCTGGGCGTTTCGGATCGCTACCGGCAGTTCGCGCCCTTCGGACTGAACTGGGCAGGCGGCACCGCGGGCCTTGCGGCCGCGCAACTCATCTATTGGAAATTGCAGGTGCAGGACTGGTGGCGGGAACGCAAGGCCACCGCCAAAGAGACGATTGCGGCGTGA
- the phhA gene encoding phenylalanine 4-monooxygenase yields the protein MTTMSVAEYARDCAAQGLRGDYSVCRADFTVAQGYDYSAEEQAVWRTLCDRQTKLTRKLAHHSYLDGIEKLGLIDRIPDFDEVSAKLRKLTGWEIVAVPGLIPAAPFFDHLANRRFPVTNWLRTRQELDYIVEPDMFHDFFGHVPVLSQPVFADFMQMYGRKAGDIIALGGDEMITRLYWYTAEYGLMQEAGQPLKAFGAGLMSSFTELQFAVESKDAHHVPFDLEMVMRTGYEIDKFQRAYFVLPSFDALRDAFQTADFEAIVARRKNQPALDPATV from the coding sequence TATTCGGTCTGCCGTGCCGATTTCACCGTGGCGCAGGGCTATGACTACAGCGCCGAGGAGCAGGCGGTGTGGCGCACTTTGTGCGACCGCCAGACCAAATTGACGCGCAAGCTCGCCCATCATTCCTATCTCGACGGCATCGAAAAACTCGGCCTCATCGACCGCATTCCCGATTTCGACGAGGTCAGCGCCAAGCTGCGCAAGCTGACCGGCTGGGAGATCGTCGCCGTGCCGGGCCTCATTCCCGCCGCCCCCTTCTTCGACCATCTCGCCAACCGCCGCTTCCCGGTCACCAACTGGCTGCGCACCAGGCAGGAGCTCGACTACATCGTCGAGCCGGACATGTTCCACGATTTCTTCGGCCACGTGCCGGTGCTGTCGCAGCCGGTGTTCGCCGACTTCATGCAGATGTATGGCAGGAAGGCCGGCGACATCATCGCTCTCGGCGGTGACGAGATGATCACACGGCTCTACTGGTACACGGCCGAATACGGCCTGATGCAGGAGGCCGGCCAGCCGCTGAAGGCCTTTGGCGCCGGCCTGATGTCGTCCTTCACCGAACTGCAATTCGCCGTCGAGAGCAAGGACGCCCACCATGTGCCTTTCGACTTGGAAATGGTGATGCGCACCGGCTACGAGATCGACAAGTTCCAGCGCGCCTATTTCGTGCTGCCGTCCTTCGACGCCTTGCGCGACGCTTTCCAGACCGCTGATTTCGAGGCGATCGTCGCGCGCCGCAAGAACCAGCCGGCGCTCGATCCGGCGACGGTGTAG